The Athene noctua chromosome 16, bAthNoc1.hap1.1, whole genome shotgun sequence genomic interval TTAGGATGATTATATGCATCTGGCCATGTTTCTTACGTGCCTTAAGGTTTCCAGAATTTCAGAGGACACTTCTTATGACTTTTTGTGAATTAAAGAAGTTAAAACTCCCATGGGGAATGTTATCTTAAGTAGTGGCCaaagaaaaggtgttttcttaAATTTGTCCCTTACAAAAGGGCCTGCAGGAGTCCTGTGATGTGTGAGAACTCTCCCTTACCTCTGGAAGAGAGAAGAGACATTTGTGTGCACTTCCCACTTCTTAGTACTTTGTGTTTCTTGCATGCTGGAGATCAGAGCACAAAGAACCATGTGCACCACGTATGAGACTGGAAGCTGGTGCTCTGAGAGGGTAGCTAAATATGGGGACAGCTGCCAAGAGGTGACAGAATCCCAGGCTAGACTCTTGTTGTCATCTTTCTTCTCAGTCTGAACGTAGCATGGATTGCGTACGACATGCGAATCAGTGTTTTCTGCCTGGCATAACagttattttgctttcaaaacattCAGAGCTACACAAGTGGCGGTCCCCAGAGTACTATGAGAACAACATGCACAAGATGCAGCTGCCTTTCTCTAACAAACTGTTGGGGAGCACTCTGACATCAGAGGAAAAGCAGGAGAGACGGCAGCAGCAATTACGTCGACTTCAAGAACTCAATGCACGTCGCCGAGAAGAGAAGCTGCAACTTGACCAAGAGAGGCTGGACAGGTTACTATACGTACAGGTAATCAAGGCAAAGTTTTCTGTGTGATCTTCTGGGAGGAGGGCAGGCTGCTCCTGGATCTTTTTCAGAGGGTCATGCATCACTGTAAAGAGGCTACGACTGTCCTGTGTGTTTTCTGATAGGAGTTTTTTAAGGTGACTTGCAAGATAAAAGGGAGAGATTATTGATGCAGAGGATGCTTTTAGATTCTGAACAATacttttgtgaaatattttgaatGCTGCTGAAGCATGCACATCATAATATTTAGTAATAAAGGCAAAGTGTCTGTATGCACACAACTGAAAAATAGTTATTAGCCTCCATTGTTCACCACAACTAACTCTGATCTGTCTGTAGGAACTTTTAGAAGATGGTCAAATGGATCAATTCCACAAAGCTTTGGTCGAGCTGAACATGGACTCTGCAGAAGAACTTCAGTCTTACATCAACAAATTGAGTCTGTCTGTTGAACAAACGAAGCAGAAAATCCTACAGGCAGAAGTCAATATTGAAGTAGATGTTGTGGACAGCAAGCCAGAGGTATAATGCTTTCACCAAGTTAATCTTCTTTTTATCTCTGAGAGAATGAAGTTTCTATACTTGAAAATGTGCCCCTTCAGACTTTTTTGATGAACTAAGTTTTTCCTTTAACACTGCAACTCATTGTTAATTTGgcagctgcttctctcttgcAGCTATAGAAAGTGACAGTTTTGATTTTACAGAGTATGCCTGAAATCAGTAACCCTTCTTGTGCTGTTCTGCATTGTGCTCTGGGCCATATCTTAGAGTTTGATTCCATATAGTTCCAAGCATAATCTCTAGGTTTCCTGACAGTAGTTGAAGTATAGTTATATGAAATAGTAAGTTTCCTTAAAAATTTCTTGCACATCTTTAAGaagttgaagaggaaaaaagaaaatagccttAGTGGGTCAGAGAGGGTACCACTGCTTCCCTTTGTACTTACTCGTGGCAGCATATGCCAGCCACTGTCCTTACTTAAATTGGACTTGCTTAGAGGTTGTAAATGCAGCAGTTAACATAGTGATTTTGTTCACACTTTAAACCAACCTCTAACTCTGTTTTTGCATTAATTTGGGACAAATAAGTGGGCCTGTATGTTaaagattatcttttttttcagtgtctgacAATTAAATGACATGGAGTTTTTAAGTACTTAACCCTCAAGCAGTTACAATTCTAAAGCAACCATCCTTAAATGTCAGTAGCCTTCTATTAAAGATAGAGAAGAGCCTGTAGAGCTTTTTGttaaaaacagtatttgttttcctttctgttcttccctTTCAGGTGCAGAGAACTTTATGGTAAACAATTAACCCTTTGCCTTCATTTTGGCTATCTTTTTTTGGTGCAGTTAAGCAGCATGTCCTATTTTGTTTACTTAACAATGAAAGATTAATTGCTACACTTGGGTGCTGGAGTTGTCTTGAGGATGAGAAGCTTATTTGCCCGCTCTGCCAGACTAATACAGGCACAGCACATAACAGCAGCTTCTAAGAGATGTTCTAAGACTGTGCGTTAACTTGTAATTGCCTTTCAAGTCACATCAGATAGAGCTTTTCTAGTTATATCCGTCTTTGCTCAGGAGAAggtagagagaaaaagaaaaaaaatgagagcatAGAGGAGGGTGGTGCCAGATACAGGAGTGCTTGTGTCAAGTATGGAACTTGAGATATAGCCAAAACTAGCAGGTGAGCCAGTACCTgggtgttttattttgtttatcatTATCAGTAAAGTCTGTGTAAGAATGAGAATGTCTGCATTTGAGTGAAATTGAAGTAGGTGAGGTCTTTACCATTGTGGTAAAGAATCTTTCTGCCTTCTGTCAGAATAAATTGTTCTAGAAAAATGCTAATTGAAAGATTGTTAGCTTCTTGTGATTTTGCTCAGTGGTTGTGCCCAAGTTCCAACATGTCTGTCTTGGATCTCACACTCCTTTTTTACTAGGTGTAGTCTCGGACCTTGGAATGAATCCCCAAACCTTTTTGTTTGGTCTGTGCTTTGTGAGAGCACCTACTATCACCAAATCCATCTGTGAAGATAGGCCATCCCTCTGTGGCTGTGTAAAGGAGTCAAAGAACTAATTATGTTGTCCTAGGGTCTGTGCCAAGCCTTCAGCTgagttctgtgtttctttctgttgcctttttttaagacataaaaataaatggatttaACAAAGATTAGATGTTGGTGATAACTTCAGGTGACAACAGGTTGTTTGCTGTGACAATGAACACTGCTTAAACTTCAGTTTGAGTAATTGCTTGGGTTTTATGTGGATGTAAGCTAGATACTTAAGAATGTTTAAATGATCTAGCTTTATCTCATCCTGGTATGCTTGCTAGATGTTGCAACAAatgtttcaaatttaaaataacagaaacaaatcTTTAGCACCAGAATTGCAAAGGTAGCATtgtaacacaaaaataaaggagGTAATTAAAAAAGGTGCTCCTACTTCACAACAGTGAAGTACTCCAGGATTTTGAATGATGCTTTTCAGGAGGAAGGAGATGTTGAAACACCTTCACATCTGTGTAAAATATAAGGGCTTTTGGTATACCCCGTGTGCAAATGCTAGGTGGTTGAAACTGTCAATAGTTGTGTGGCAGGTTTGTAGCTAGCAAATACTTGTTTTCCTCTCCCACACGAGCAAGGCAGGGAATTTATTGGTAATTATAGAGCAGGTAGAGGTGCTAGGAGTGCACCAAgttttaaacagtttaaaaagttttttttagTAAGTTTTAGTATGTTGTTATGTTTAGGACATGGCTGGCTAGAATCCTAGCAGTCAGACTGTTGACTAAGGCCTTTAATACCTCAGCTGGTGTCATGATAAATTTATTGAAAGTGTTTGATTTTCATGCTTTGAGTGAAtgtctgtcttctgttttctgtgttgttcaCCATTTTGACTTTTGTCTTCAGTGCTGGAGAACAGCATGCTTGGTTTCAGGCATGTTAAAAAGTTGAGATTTGAGGAGATGGGTGTTGAATTTTCCAAATGTGTCACCAGAATTAAGACATATGTGTGCCTAGCACCAAGCTAACTGACCATAATACACCTTCTGTGTTTCCAGACTCCTGATTTGGATCCATTAGGCAGTGAACAGTCACTGGAGGATGTGGAAAGTATTAATGAGTTTGAACCTTTATTTGCTGAGGAACAGCCTGAAGTTGAGAAGCCTGTTGCTGCAGTGCAGGTTTGATTTTTGTATCTCCACGTTGTGCCAGAGGttgctgctgtgatttttccACATGCGAATGTTTGCCTGCTCTTGGAAGAGATACTTAAACTGTCTGAACAGGACATTAAGAGAGAAGTCCTCCCGCAATCTTAGCTGATGTTTTAGAACATGAATATACCCACTTGGCTCACTCTGCAGGCAGTGCCTGTTGTAGCAGTGCCATGTTATTAGGGAAAAATGTCCtcaaattttttttgtgtgtcaccCATAGCCTAATATCGCATCCCAGTGGACACAGGTTTTCAACTTGTGAGGATGAGCCTCAGGATTGTGTGGTACCACACAGAATAACATATAGGAAAACTCCATCTTCCTTGGCCTTTTGGAACCTTTCTCTGTGAAAGCattacaacctttttttttatacagaattGTTTGCAAACCTTGCATGTTCTAGAACATTACTGTTCTTTAACATAAATTTCCCACCACTTTTCAATCTCATCTTTTTAAAGCCCGTGTTTAACCTGGCAGAGTACCACCAGCTTTTCCTTGGCACTGAAAGAATCAGGGCTCCAGAGATTGTCTTCCAGCCCTCCCTGATAGGAGAAGACCAGGCTGGTGTAGCAGAAACCATGCAATATGTCCTCGAGAGGTGAGTTTACAAAGCTACTTGGCACTTACTTCAAAGAAGCTAACCTTGTTTTGATACCAGCTTTTGCAATACTGGTTACTTAACAATAATTTGAGAAAATATGTTTGAATAGTTCTTTCTGGTGGGGTTGAGCATTTCAGGTTAGACGTGTCTTCCTGTTCTGTAAACCATCTGTAACTCTCCTTGTTTTAAGTCAGTGGTCTCGAAACTTTTTTGATTGATTAACCCGTCAGTAAAAAATTTTTGAGCACACAGCTCCAATATTTGTAAGTTACATACAGGAAGTACTAAATTgatatattacatttttaaacctacacaaaaatagaaattaaaaaaggatGAGATGAAGGTTAAATAACCCCtgtttgtttgatttatttatttattaatggtaGAAAAAATATCTTCTCCCTGCCCCCCAATGGATTGTCTTGCACACACCACACTTTGGAGAGCCCTGGTCCAACTTGTTATAGAGAGAAACAACAAACACTTATGAATATCTATCCCATGAAACAATGAGCTGGCAGTCTCTGGTTTTGCAAGACCTAAATCAGGGGTGACATTTTTGTTATAGTATAGGCACACTTGCTGGACAACTGTTTCCAGACAACTTAGCATTAAGGAAATGTCACCCCTGAATTGTTTGAACATATGAGATTGCGTTTATTAAATTTAAGAATTCCATCTCTACTGAGTTGTTGATTTATGGGGTGCAGTGCACAGAGTGCTTTAAGGATTTTCTTCCGTCACCccttgatttttcagaaaaatgaccTCAGGTTTTCATACTAGGAAAGTGAGGGAGGTTTCTCAAAGTGAATCCTGAAGACAGGGTGTCAGTATTGCCCATAGCAGTTCAATTCATAGGACAGATGTCCTTGAGGAAGACTGAAATTGTTTTTTGTTCCTGGTAGGTATCCAAAGGAACAACAAGCTATTCTTGTCCAGAATGTTTTTCTCACTGGTGGAAATACAATGTACCCTGGACTGAAAGCCAGAGTCCAGAAGGAGCTCCTTGAAATGAGGCCATTCCAGTCATCTTTTCAGGTACCTGTATTGACATGATATTTGCATGAACAGCCTGTTCGTCTGTGCTCAGAAGTAATTTGAGTTGGGAGAGGTACAGAGCGAGTGTACTTAGAGCGTGGGAATGGAGAGTGGTTTATGACAAGACACTGCAAACAGCTTTTCTGACCTGAGAAGATGAAATTTACAGATACAGTTGTTCTTTATGAAGACATTAGAGAGAGTAGGCTAGAtactttggaaagggaaaacctCCTTCAGCTAAAACACCATGCACACACAAGCATGTTTGGCTAGAAATTTGCGGGTTGTTTTCTTAAGATTGGGACAGTTGCTATCTGGAACAAGTGACTTCTGTTAGGAGTAGTTGCTGGGAGAAAATGTTCGCTTcaaaatgtcaccaaaaaaagTGACGTGTTCAATTTGTTAGATGTAATGACTGTCTGGGACAGCAGCAAAAGAGATTCAGTATCTGTGATCCTTTGCAACCTTTTCAGTAGCGAGCACAGTACAAGCTGGGCAAGTCCCAGAGTCTGCCAGTGCATTTTGTAACGAGAGTTGCAAGGGTCTCCTTTGCTGTTCAGAAACCACCTTGTCTCCTCAAATCTACTGTCGTCTGGAACAGAAAATCAGGTGGTAAActtggggagaaaagaaaaatgcaagtatAATCTTGTGATTCCGCAGCCTTTGTTTTGTGCAGGTACTGTATGTAGCTCTGAGCCAGATGTGACTGACAGAAACTTAGTTACAGACATATACTTGGTAGTTTTAGGAAGGATATTGCTTGCAAAGTTTTGAGTGTGTAACTTGGGTCTGTGAGAATAAAATGAGCGTGTTTTCTTCTGATGGTAATGCTGTGGCTTGTAACTGAATAAGaccttctttctttccattaaaatatgGTCCATGTCACTTCACAGATATCGCACGTGGGATTTACATGGTGTCTAGACTGGTGAGCCCATAGCTGAACCAGGAAAGCAGTTCATGCTAGAGTAATAggagtgtttttttccccacacactgCAATTTTTTTAGCCTACAGTATTCCTCCCTGCTACTTCAAGCAGGGAGGAAGTTTAATTGGAGCACTTGATACTTGTTTTGCAGTACCACCAACTCTTCCAGCATTGGCTTCCAGCTGTGAGGGCTGTTGGTTGTGAATGTGGCACACCCATGTGCTTTCTCAACCTCTAGAAACAAAAGCAGGTTCACTGAGAATTGATCTCAAGGTGAAAACACGCTTAAACCCGTTCCTACCATTACTCTTCCCCACTGAATAATCAGCTCAAACTTCTGAAATTCAGTTGTCTGTGTCATGTACCACTGTAATGAGGGTAAAAATGGCTTTCCTCTCCTGTGTTGAATTGATATTGTTGTTCTATTTTCCTTCCATCCAGGTTCACCTTGCTTCCAGTCCTGTTTTAGATGCCTGGTATGGGGCTAGGGATTGGGCAGTGGAATACATGGCCCGTGAGGAAGGCTGGATAACCAGAAAAGACTatgaagaaaaagggggagaataCCTCAAGGAACACTGTGCTTCAAATGTCTATGTCCCTATTCGCCTTCCAAAGCAGGCGCCACGGACAGCAGAGGCATTAGCACCCAGCAGAGCGCTGGCATCCAGCGCGGGCAATCCTTGTGAGCAGGCGTAGTGCCGCACCTTCGGCACAGACCCTCGGATGGGGAGAGCAGTGCAGAGAAAACAAGAGTGATTGGTGTGCAGAATGGGCTGTGCATGGAGCGCAGGCCTCAGCTTAGTCTTGCTGGCTTTCAGAGAGCACCAAGCACCTCATCCAGTCACTTGAGCGAGGAGGATGAGTCGTGCTGGGGCGGCCGCTGGCCTGGTCGTAGCACCCGCGAGGCTTCGTGCTGCTGGTGCCAGCACAGGCGCGTGCATCCGCAAGGAGGAGCACAACGGAAGTGTGCTCCAGAGAAAACCATCGTCGTATAAACTTCCATAGTAAGGCTGAGGGGTTTTTGAGAGTATGTTTTACAGCctttttaaattgaattaaagCGTGCTGGGTTTATAGGGCTGGGCCAGGGCTTGTGCCGAGCGGCTCAGCCCAGCAGGCGTCTCCCTCGGGCGGCAGCTGGTGGCGGGAGGTGGTGCTGAGGCCAGGGGCTGACCCCCGCCTGTCCTCCGGGGCCTCCTGCACTCCCCTGTTGTTTAATTTCCTTCCTGAGACACGCTTTCTGCTAAACCACCGCAGAACAAACAGTAGGATTTCAGatactttctgattttgtttataTCAGTGATATTATTATGTCTTGGGTGGAACTGGAGACCTGGTCATGGAAAGCGCTGCTGAGCCGTAAAGACAGAACCCTCTGTAAAGCTCAGTCCTGAAAGAGTGACTGCCACATCTTGTGCAGTCCTTAAGTGCTTTTACAGGAGTGTGGCTGAGCAAGGCAGCTCTTGACTGATGGGGCTTTTTTATCAAAAGTTGTTTTAGCAATAAAACAAACTTTTTGCTTTGCCACTAACTTACGTGTTTCAATGATTTACCTCTTTAAAGAGTACAGCAATGAGGATATATTTAATTGGTTGTGCCTTGCTGAAAAATGCAGGTTTGCAGCCAGGCCCCTGTCCTGCTACACAACATACTCTAGCTTAATTCTGATTGGGGATTCAGGTGCTGCACTGAACAACTTGCTATTGCTTTCCAAAAAGAATAATCAATATTAAATGCTGAATTGAAATATAAGCACATTCCATTACTTTGGCAAAAGCTTTAAACTATTAGGCTGGAAAAGGTAAGACTATGGGGAAAATATCAGACTAGTATAAAGAAGGTGAGGAGATGGTGGCTTACTGgccccaggggctgcagagcaTCAACGTAATTTGTCATCtggcagaggcaaaacaaagGACATGAGGTGCTTGTTGATGCAGAAGTGAGGAGTTTGTTGCCGCAGGATGGCAACATTTCTGGATTCAAAAAGTATTACCCATTTCTAtgatttaaaaacaggaaaatctGCTATCAAACACGGAGGTCTTGACACCTGTGTGTAGGAGGTCTTGCTGTGGTGTATTCCTCCACAACTGTATGAGGAAGGTGTTGTTACAGACCTGCTCCTGCGGTGCCCAGCACTGGCCACTCTCAGGTGGGGTACAAGTCTTGGTGGACTTTTGGCGGGGTCTTAACAggctgctgagcagggaaggaggaggataAAGGAGCTTGTTGCCTTAAGGTAACCTCAAGTTTGGACTATTGATCCTATCCCTATCTGCCTGGAGCATACTAATTTGCAAGACCATTAAGGCAATTCTATAGGTGGTAAAGAATGTGGAAGAACATGCTGTGCTGAAACATGGCAAAGTCACACCCCACCTAGGTGTCTTTTCTGATCTTGTTCTTGTCAGTGACCTGGAGAATATGATGTCCCATTGCTATTTGACCCCTTTCTGACACATCTTTAGCTATCATGGCAGAGTGGGTACTCAAGATACAGAAATTTATTCTCCTACTTGGTGTTGTTTGCTAAATAGATAAGAGGGTCTTGTGCATAAAACTGTTCCAGAATGAAGGTCTAAAAGGGTATCTGTTATGGATGGTtatattacttttaaatgttTGGCCAAATGGTGCCAGCCACTTCGCTTGCATTAATTCAAAGCAGAGCTGCCTAATTCTGTACAGATCAGCTGCATAAACAGCTTCAAGGAAGCATAATTTTATAATCTCCTCAACATTAGCCATTAATTTGTTACTTTATCCCCACAATAGCTGGAGTAACTAAGGAACTTGGACAACGTGATCACAGTCACAGGCTGTTCTGAGTGTGCTGGTGGGCATTCAGTTGCTTGGAGTAGCACCATGAAAAGCGTGAACGTTGTGAAACAGGATTAATGTTACCATTTAAATTCAGTTCCGTGATACAATTTGCTGTGGTGCTAAATGAGCATTGGTGCTGgcaggagaaaaatggaaagagtGTGTGGTGATGAGGGCAGGAGGACACAGTGGCGTTGACAGTAGTGTTGGTCAGAGTCCTTGTAGAGCTCCACCACTGTGACACTTGTGACAAGGTTTTCTCATACCCACGTGCAGAATTTGGTGGTTTTTCATATAATCAGTGTTCACCAAACCCAGAAGGCGTTTGCACAATTTCTTCTGTGGCTTATGCCACCTGAGAGGGGAGCAGGCCGGTAATGCACCTGTTTGGCTCCTTGTTAATGGGACTTCTGGTTGTGTGAGGAGCAGTAGGAGGAATTGTTATGATGAGAAAAttgtttactgaaaaaaaagagatccTTCTCTGGACAAGAAACTTGAACTGACACTGTGAGGGCCTTTGCCAAGTGGTTGTAGGGCTGCTGTTGAGTGTGCTGCTGTGCAGGCAGCCTCAGCATCTGTAGCGTGTTTGTCCTGGTGGATCTCCTGCAAGCTGACAAATTGCCAGTTCAGAGATAGTCAAGTGGTTTCCATTTGGTCCTCTGTATATTAAGTTCAAAGCAACCTGTAACCTTATTATACAATACAGTTATCACCTAATTCAGGTCAAAGAATACAAAAAGTACAAGTTGCAATTTAACAAGCTTGGTGAGCTTGGTCTACTTAATCTAAAGGAGAGCTCAAACTGGGTTCTACCTTTCACGGGGTCCCTAAGACCTGCTCCGAGTGGAAACACCACGTCAGTGAGAAGCCCTGGAGACTAAACATAGATCACGTGTTTAATGTCCCAGATTTCCGTTTGAGCTGTATATGAGCCTTGCTTTTCGTCTTCAAGGCTTCTTGTGTTTCCTGTGCCATAGCAACTTCAAACACTAACTGTTCTTTGCTAAATCTCCGTTAGGACACCGAGATTAGAACTCTTTGCTCCAGTTATTAATCTCCGAAACACTTAATGCACTGTGTAAGacagcatttcagaagaaagagaagatagCCATGAACTGTCACTTAAAATTTAGGATTATCCCCTCCAGAGACAGCCTGCAATGATCCTCTAGCAGCCAGTCATAAACCAGAAGTTTTGAAGCTTGTGTGGGatgagcaggggaggggagaatGCTGTAATGGATTTAACATTATCCCCAAAGTCATATGGTGGGATTTCCACCCCGGTTTGATACGTcaggcacagagcagctgtgccGATTCCCATTGCTCACTCCCACTGCTTTGTGCAGATAGCAGGCTGGTCCCTGAGCATCAGCTTCAACAAAACTTCTCAGTTTTAAATGGCTCAAACCCCCAGCATGGTTTCCCAAGAGTTCTTTAGGCTCCTTTCGCTGTTTTTAGGTACTCAGTTTCCTATATTTAGTTGACAAACACCTTTTCCCATCCTTGTTCATCACATGAGCCAAGCCCTATCTCTTAGGGCAGCAAAGTGCCTGAGTTTcaagtttctgttttgttttggtgtttttttagttGTATTGGGTTTTTTACGTCCTTAGggatcttttcttcctttttttttgatcACTGGGCTTGGTTTCCATTTCCTAATGCAGCAGAGACCATGACAAGAGACCATGCACTGAGAGTCAGGAGACCAGGATCCATTTGTGTTTGCTCACGACAAGCCATGGCTGTTGGCTCTGACCTCAGTTCTGTGCCTGAGCATCTGCAACAGCAAAGCTGAGAATGGTGCTTGCAGAGGGTTTTGTAGAGTGCATAATTACTGTAGAAGACAGTAAGGGTGGTGGGAAGGCTGGAAAGGGCTttgtggggaaggaggggaggtcAACTAAAATCATGGAGAATAGGTCCATCTGTGCTTAATGCACAGTTGAGTCAAGTAAAAGGTCTTCAAACTACTCATTGCCTGAAGCTGGAAGAAGTATATGGATGGTAAGAATCCCTCCATGCAGGTATGCTTTTAGTCTTAAGCAATTGCTATTGATCACTGTCAGAATATGAAGTAAGCTGGATTCATGGACTGACTTGGAAGCTTTTATGCTCTTAAAATTCCTGGGTTTAAGAAGGACAGTagtttttagctttttatttatttcaggacTGAGGTGAAGTATGAAGCAGCTTCTCCCCTCCTCTGTCAGGAAGTGGATGTGCTGTGCTGATAGGGAGAGAATCTTTTACGTTGCCAGTGAGATTCTGTGAAGGTGTCCAGTTCCTGTGCTCCAGTGGCCATAGTCAGGCTGTTACACCTAGAGGAAGCTCGGTGTGCTGCTCTTGGCAAGTCTGGCTGGACAAATGAGCTTTACAACATGCTGGGTAAAAGTGTGACTTCATTCAAACCTATGTCAAATGGGTTCCAGAGGAGAAGACACCTTTGGAAAGCATCTAAGCTCATGTTTGAACTACTTGAGAACATGGTGGATGATAGAGAATTGGACAGCAGGAAGACCGGGATACACTGGGTGCCTTACTTGGTGGATGGTGGAGCTCTGGGTGGGAGAAGTTTTGAGGGGTGATGGCAACCCGCACGCCCAACAGCCTCATAGCTGCATGGTGGCACGTGGGGGTGGCACACAGGGCTCCTGTGTAGGCACTTTCCTGAGTGCCCTGTTGCTCAGGAGGGGTAGGAGGCTGGTGGCTGCAGCTGAGGCcgattttctgcattttctctgaACTATAACCCTATTATAAATTATAACCCTGTAACTTCACTTCCTGGAGCGTCCTCCGTGCCCCTAAATGGCTCCGTACACACAGTGGAAAAACTGTCCCATAGGAGCCTGGGAGGCTGGGGACTCGCTGCTTTGCCTGAGGCTTGCTTGGAGGTGTGTTCGAGTGTGTGCAAAGAGGTTTTGGGTAGTCTTACCTTTCCAGTAAGGATTTTAATGT includes:
- the ACTR5 gene encoding actin-related protein 5, with the protein product MAAASRVFAFRDARWAPDPVLEPSAAVRTPQPVPLVIDNGSFQTRAGWASPDPAVPAEPLLRFRSLAARSRGARGGAGAETQVGNDLGSPEPLRWLLRSPFDRNVAVQLELQELLLDHVFQRLGVASQGCVDHPIVLTEAVCNPLYSRQMMSELLFECYQVPKVSYGVDSLYSFYHNRKQNWPCSGLVISSGYQCTHILPVLDGRLDAKNCKRINLGGCQAAVYLQRLLQLKYPGHFAAITLSRMEEILHEHSYIAEDYIEELHKWRSPEYYENNMHKMQLPFSNKLLGSTLTSEEKQERRQQQLRRLQELNARRREEKLQLDQERLDRLLYVQELLEDGQMDQFHKALVELNMDSAEELQSYINKLSLSVEQTKQKILQAEVNIEVDVVDSKPETPDLDPLGSEQSLEDVESINEFEPLFAEEQPEVEKPVAAVQPVFNLAEYHQLFLGTERIRAPEIVFQPSLIGEDQAGVAETMQYVLERYPKEQQAILVQNVFLTGGNTMYPGLKARVQKELLEMRPFQSSFQVHLASSPVLDAWYGARDWAVEYMAREEGWITRKDYEEKGGEYLKEHCASNVYVPIRLPKQAPRTAEALAPSRALASSAGNPCEQA